Genomic DNA from Theobroma cacao cultivar B97-61/B2 chromosome 3, Criollo_cocoa_genome_V2, whole genome shotgun sequence:
ATTTCTTGGCATTTGTCTACATCAAAATGTCCAAATGCATTTGAAACCACTCATGTTACCACTTATCCAGAGCTACTCGATGAAAGGCATTTTGATTATTAGTTGCAATAGTAAAAGCCAATTCAACCCTACCAACAAGTTTGATTACTGTTatttgataaatgataatCGGTATTACATGATATTTGattcaatgatgatttatgtattttttttatatttaaaaaacgGGTTTgaatcctttttctttaaaatgaaaacaaatgataatgattaaataaacaaTGATATAATGATTTTATGCAGGGGAAAAATCCTCTAGAGAAACAAGGTGAGATTTGTCcacaaaaaaggggaaaaaggaCGAAAGAAATTAACAAACAACATTGTTAGCATCAAGCATGTAAGTGTTACTCACTTCAGTTTTTTGTCCCTTCCTTGGTGAGATGCTAATAAGCATTAAGTCTAACTCCGACCAAGATATATGAAGCCTAACTAGCCAGGCTAACAGAGAGCAAGCTCCTAAAACTCACCATATAGTAATGATGTTATCAGTTCTGAGGCAAAAAGTTTGTAGTAAGACTCGATCAAATACTAATAAAGTTTTGTGTGTGTGTACGCAATGTGCTTTATTTGTTTATCTGCATTTTGATGGCAAGAACCAAATACTAAAGATCAGTTGCATCTAAAATTTGGCGACACTGGAAAGTGGGAGAGTTTACCTTACATAGGTACTTACCTACGCTTTTAATATGAGGTGCAAAGGAGAGCAAGAACAGCCTGGTAGAGGAACTTCCACTTTTAACATTGCTTGTTCAAATGAGCATCTCAGAAACAGAAGCATTATCAGCCAAACTTACAGTAAACAGAGACTATATATATAGACTATACTCTATATTTTGGACTGATATACATGCAAATGCAACTGTGATTGGAATACTCATTTGAGCAAGAAACATTACAAAGAGGAATTAAGTtactttctcttctctctctctctctctctcaaccTTTCTCTGATCTGAATCATCCAACACTGATGACCCCTAGAATCTAAGGTCCATTGCTATAAATAGAAGGTCCAAGTATGAGGAGAAAAAAAACCAGTACAGATTGCtgaattaccaaaatgcctcTGCCGCAATGAGGCATGGTAaacagagaagaaaagaactGCTTGTTAGTTGTTTGTAATTTAAGCCTGTTTAATTTTCGAAGGACAGTTTGGGAAACTGACTGATTAGGTGCCATACTAATGAAGGGGCTGGTATATATCGGACGGTGCAGAAAATAGTTGGAGATTGGACAGTCAGTTTAAAGAGTCTAAATGAAAAGGAATTGTAGTTGCTGAAAGAATGGCAGCTCAAGATTATCAATCCTAACAACCTAACCACCATCAGTCAATTAGGAGGGAAAATAAAACAACCACCTATGGTGACAAATCTTTTATCATTTCAGAATCATTACCTGCATGCCATCTTTAACAAATGGTAAATTCTTTCTCATCAAAGCTACTATTCCCACCAATATTTCCTTTTGTAATTTTGTCTGGTCCATTGTTTGCTCTATTACAAGTATTGTTTCATGTGAGGTCAGCATCCACTGGAGAAAGATATCAAGTCTGCTGCTGCATTCTCAGCAGTTTTAATCTAGGGAAGTTGTGATTCAATACGCTAGTATGTGTCTCCTTTTTCTTCCCACTTTCCAAGCAAAAAAAGATGGTACGGTATATACAGAATTGCTATTGGCTTTTGTGCCACTTTGACCTGGGCTTGACTCAAAGTGATTGAAGTGAGAATGGAGGTTGAAAACCTGTCTGTTGTAAGGAAATGTAAAATGCATTATcggatttgattttaacaaGTATTTGTAGACACTTGTCAACTACAGACTGTACTGCATTACCAGATGAATGAGCCCCCcccgccccccccccccacgTCATATCAGAAAAACTAAAGGGAGGTGACCATTCAGCTTCTAGTGTACAATTTCAATATGGGGTTGGTAAATCTAATAAAGGAGTACACTAGGCATATGAAAGGATGTGGGCGCGTTTGCACCGACCTTTTTTAAGAAGTTGCCCCATCCTCATTAACTCTGTCTTTAACATTTTGGTACTCCTGCAAAATGGGAATCACCTAAAGAAGCCATACCTTAGTTCCCAAATCTGCCTTTTGGGGTAGGTAATGCAATATATAGCAAAGTATAATTTCTATTTGAGCTGCTGTCACATCAATTACAACTCAAGTGAATCACTTGAAGTGATGCCCCGACGTTATTGAGTTCAAACATAATGGAGAACAtgcaattttaattattatctcTGATTAAATCTTATAGATACAAAAATGAATCAACATTTTGATGGAAAAATGACGGCAGTagttataaataaaaacatggcCTACCTCTTTAAAACATTACAGCAACATCCTTTCTAACAGTAAAGCAATAACCATTAAATTTCCAAAATGTAGGCCACTGGTATTTAATGCAATGTGCAATTATTCATCCTGTCTTGCTCGTTTGATTATGAGGATGCAATTTGACAAGAAGCGACGAATTCAAGATTTTGAATAAGAGTTGATCAGaagataattataaaaataataaaattatatatatatatatatatatatattaatttaattataataataaaaNtatatatatatatatatatataattttaaacttataataataaaaaaattaaaaattgaaaagtgaCAACGGTCGGTCACCAACGTGACCTTCTTGACTTTTACCTTGCTGACAAAGGTTTCGAAGAAGGTACAAACCCAGGAAAGAACAAGTCACGGTACCCACTTCTTTAATTTCGCGAAAAgaaattctagaataatcAAAAGGATGGTAACATTTCTAACAAACAGACACTGatgttaataaatttttgtatattgTACACGTAactaaatattataaaagGGATAGAGATAGAGAagccattttcatttcaaataaaagCAAGATGTCttcctttttaaaatatacagCAAGATCCTTTCTAAAAAGCACGTCTCTCCGTTTACTTTTTTCCTTAGTTAATAGCACGTaataatcattaaatttcCTAAATGAAGGCCACCGGTGTTTGATGGGCtatggaaaatgaaatgtACAATTATCCACGAACACATGTGCGGGTCAGCCGAACTATGGTTACTTCACGGCCACACCAAACATGTGCGGGTCAGCCGAACTATGGTTACTCTTTACCCACCATTACTGTCCTCGTCAGTTACCCCGGTCTTGTAAAACACCATATTGCTTGGACTGTTGTAAAATGGGAAATGCGCATCCGGGGAATCGAACCCCGGTCAGTACCGTGGGAGGGTACTATGATACCACTACACTAGATGCGCTTGTGCACGACTCGTTGTTGGAAAAAATGCTTGTCAAAAGAAGAGTACGTTGATATGCTGgttgtctccaaatcttcctCTGGCAAACTCTTCCTTCTTCATAAAGTAACTTTGTCAAGCAATAGCTTACAGATACTAACTCTTATGTTTCGAATCAAAAGGTGGACAATCCTTTCCAAGGATtactaattatttttgtaCAAATTGCGGTTCATGATTAATAAAAGAAGCAAATACAtataaaattgtgaaaatttattatttaactggCTCTTTTACGCATGATTCATTTTATTATCAActttttaacaaaatcattAATGTAAAACTATTCACTATTGGATTGACCTTTAGTTAGATGACCAATCTCTTTCGTACGGTTTTCAAGAATTTTTGCTCTTGCTACTAATAAACAGGAGTAGTCGCTAACTTCGGTTCATACGAAAAGAATTGTCGGAGGTGGAACATTCCGCTAAGGCATAACCCATTTAATTGGAAACTTGGTCAGTGGAGCATTTTCTTGGATGTagtcaaatcaatccaacctCACCATTATTCTGCCCCAGACAAAACCACTTGGAAGAAATCAACTAGTGGTACATACATGTCTTCATCTTTTTTCAACCATTGCCAGTCGAACATTTGGGCTTCCCAACCACATTGGAGGCAATTTTGGAAGGGATTTGCCCCCCCTCCCCCAAAAACTTGAAGTCTTCAAATGACAAGTCTTTCTTGGAAAAGTCGCTGTCAAGCACGAACTCTTCAAAAGAGGTTTGCTTGATATTAATGCTTCCCTTTGCACTCTGTGTAATGTTGAACCTGAGACCTCTTCTCACCTTTTCTTCACTTGCTCAGTTGCTTGGATCATTTGGATGCACAATTGTAGCCTTTGGGGACTTAGTTGGATTCACCCGGGTGATGCCACTAGCTTCTTTGTTTCTTGGCAAAACAATAAACCACCTTATGGTTCTCTTGAAATATGACACATGCTCTTCTTCTCTACCTTATGGTCAATATGGCTTTGTAGAAACAAAACCCTTTTCCAAAGTAAACAACTTGATGTGAATCAGATGCAAGACATTATCCTTGTTAGATTAGCCCATTGGTGCAAGGGCAAGTGGCCACTCAACCACATTCTAGCATCTCACTTCCTTTTCGAACCTAGTCGAATCAGTATCAATATTAGGAAATGCAAAAGAGTCATCTTTGAATGGATGAGACCATAACCAGGTTCCTTCAAACTGAATATTGATGGCTCTACCTTTGGGAAACCAGGGCCTGCAGGTATAGGTTTTGGGGTGCCATTAAAGACTACAATGGTTTCATTAAAGGGGTTTTGTCTTCTCCATTGGCATCAAAGACTCCAACTACGCTAAGTTTCTTGCTACAAAAGAGgacctttctttcttcttttcttcaccTTGGGCCTCTAGCACTGTCCATATTGAAGGTGATTCCAAAAATACCATCACTCGGGCATTTGATCACAACTCTGTTCCGTGAAGTTTTTATTCAACTGTATTGAAGCGTTCAAAACAAGCTCCAAAGATCTTACTTTCACTCACATTAACAAAGAGGCAAACACTTTGGCTGACGGGCTTGCAAAAGCTGGGACTATCAGGTTCAATCGTTTTTCGACTTTGTTATAATCCTTTGAGCTGTTTTGGATAACGAGGGTGCTCAATCTACCATGTTTGCTCACCTAGTTTGTTCACTCAGTTGAGTTTGTGAATTTCTAGGTATTGtcttgttgaaatttttttcctttctattgTTGTGGCTTTCCTTTAAGTCTATCTGTTTAGAACTGTCTCTGGCAGTTTATCTTTGTATTGCCTGATCTGGCTTTGCTTATTAATGATCACTTgccattcaaaaaaaaataaaaaattgcaGCCTGCAGTAGCTAAACAAGACAGAAGGAAACGTGAGAAAAGAGAATAAGCTGCAGTCATCGACAACCCAACTCAGCTCTTCCATCAGCACTGACGCTTGTATTTGTACATAGCTTCTGAAGATCAATGTAACCTATGATGGTATCTTCAAAAACTGCATCTTCAAGCTGAGCATTATTAAAAGTAGAACCAGATAACACAGTGTTCTTAAAAACAGCTCCTCGGAGATCAGCTTTGTCAAAATTAACTCGATCCAAAACAGCATTCGAGAAGTTTGCACCTGCAAATAATTTGGTTATTGTTCTTCTATATAAACCCATGCCATGATCTTCAACATTTATGCTGTCTACGACtgcaaatgaaaattttttcacaTATTGCAAAGTCCTCATCTTTTATCAATGAGTCTTATGTAGAAAAGCACTATTTAGTTCTTTAAAAAAAGTGCAGttgttttgatagatttctCATTTACAAGTAATTTTGAAGAACTCAAGGAAGCTATTGAGGCAAGGATTTTGAGACATGCATATGTATGAGTGAAAAGcaacaaaatgagtttaaaaacTTCACTCTTCATTGTTCTCGTTCTTCCAGTAGTCCAGTATATACAGAATTATGGACGGTGGCAttctaatttcaaaataaCTATACATAATTCAGATGTTTTCTCacatttaaatgttatttaaTCAATGTCTTCTTCCTTATCATGACCACATCTTGGAGATATGTTGTAGTCATAGCAATCAAAATAGatgcattttatttttgcatttttcttgTCAAATAGTGGCTCTCAACACATAGTAGTTTTCTCAAGGACTTCAATTCTTTTGTGGTGCAATCGCAGGATGTGCTCAAAATGATGATAGAAAGCATTAAACAATCATTCATTACTTAAGGACTACAATCAAATGCAGTTAACCAAATAATTGTGCCAAAGTTGGTCAAACGGATAATTTGCACGAGTAGTCTTCTAAGAAAGAATTAGCATTGGTCGAACATTTTGAACTTTAGTGAGGTGGGTGGTTTCAGAGAAGGCAACAGAAAGAAAATACAGAAGATTACCCTTGAAGCTAGCTCCAACAGCATAAGCCTTTGACATCACAGCTTCTGACATGTCTGCACCATCGAACTTAGCATCTGACATGAGTGCTGCTGCAAGAGACTTTCCCTTCAGGTTGGATTTTTCATTAGTGTAATCACAGAAGCGCAGATCAAGGGGCTTATCATATACACCATTTGCCTGACCTATCGTATTACCAACAAATGCACGCTCACATCGGTTGGGCTCTGTTGACAGTGGAGGCAACCTCTGCATAGCAAACATATTACAGTTTTGTAGCCTATAGTTATCTTGAAATTAGTAATTATTATGATCAACGACATTGTTGTTTGGAATCACCGGAGGATATGGGAACAGTTATTCCCCACAGGCACTCTTACCAAGTAAATCAGTTTGTTTATACAGGATAAAGGACTTCTGGCAACTTAGATGACAGTTGatagtaataattaattaggcaAGTTTTCctataaaattcattttttcttaGTTCTGGCCAAGATAGGAAAGTTATGCATGCATCAAGTAGATCAGCTGATCAACAAACGGTTGACTAGAGTGAGAGCTTTGCTCTGGCATGAAAACATAAACACAAGAAATAAACAGGCAAGGTAACTTGAAGTttcaaataacaattaattgCAAGAAGGCTTATTGCCAtgcattaaaatttaaaaagccTACTACAACCACTTAAAGTGAAACTAATGGAAGCAATCAAGAGTCCGTAATTTATGATGAATTGCTAAGGTTTAAAAGGAACTGTGTCCAACAATTTAGTGTGTCCCATGCAATTCTTAAACTACGAGCTGTAAACCTAAGCCAAACAAGTCATAGGCAAATATGCTTAAACAGACCCAGAAAAATAGTGCAGGTATTCAACCTGATTTGCTGCAATTACAGGTGAGGCAGTAGCAACAGCGCATACGGCTAGAAGGCCACAAGCTACACTCCTCAGTTCTTTAAACGGTGATGAGCTTTTCTCGGTCTTGAAAACACATTTACTAGCTGCTTCCATGATAGAAAacgttaaaataaaaatcttcaGGAACTGAAAAAAGTATATTAGCCAACAAGGCTGCCCATTAAGTTTCAGACAATAACTCAAATCACAAACTTGACTGTCACCACAGACATCACCAACAATTGAGATTATCCCCACAACAGGaattccctttttattttctttttttacgaCCGTTACTTCCCTAGCTTGATCCATTATTCCCACagtgaaaaagaggaaaacaatgaagaaaaaaactaGTACAGAATTCGGAAggttttaagaaaaaacaagGCATACCAGAAGAACAGTTGATTCTGATAGGTAGAGGGAGTTGATGAAGAGGACAATGGAGGCGTTTCGTCGATAATTGTCGCAAGGATAAAGCGTTCTGGGAGAGTGGAGTTGAAAGGGTCGCCATTTCTGTGTTGTatgctttctctttctctctgaTCTCCCTATCACTTCAAGTCCATTGCGAGTTTATCCATTGATGATGGTTGTAGCCGCAGCAGGCACATACATCTATCTGACCTGGCATGACACGTAAGATTATGTCCTTGGCAGATATTCAGTCAAATTAACTGTTAGGCTACCTATAATCAATGGACCAAGCAGGCCTGCCCAAGCCCACAAGCCTGACACATATTGGACAGAGCTTGGGTTATTGTTTTCAAACCTATAGAAGCCCGACCAAAATTAGTTAGGGATTAGGGCGTTGTTtacccaaaaacaaaagagtcAGAAACcttaaataaaaagtaagaggcaaaaatatgaaaagcAGATAAAGCGTACGAGATAAATTCGTCTGGTTTATCTTTGACCATCCGCTTCCTCTTCAAGCTTAACTTAGGGCTTTTGAATTTCAAGGCCAagaaagataataataaagaaaaagcaaacatACACTCAACGCCGAAATCAATCGGATAATACTTCTGCaaggaaaccaaaaaaaaaaaaaagaatggaaaaTCAGGGCAGCTGTTTGTCTTACATGGCGGCGTGGTTGGGAACGAGTGTGGCCCAAGCCTTCTTCGCGTCGCTGGAACGTTGTTCTTGCATAAACCTCTCTACCTCCGATGATGCCGATGATTCCGAGGCCCACGATCGCCCTCTCATGTTCACCAATTGCTCCTCCATCTGCTCATCTGTTACCTCTAGGACCGACAACCTTCCTCCCAACGACGTCGTTAATCTCCCCGTCTAAATCTTGCAAGCCCTTTCTATTTGGGAATTGTATGTAGGATTTCGTTTCGTTTCTCTTTTTCTGTGAATCTTGATATGAGGGtcggcttttttttttttattattattcttttgtGGTGTTTCTCTTTGTTCAAATGTTTCCTTGTCTTTGGGTGTTTGTGAAATTTCCAAAGCGATCTCGTTTATTGACTGAAGATCTTCCTTTAATTTCTTCGAAATCATTCGTCGGCGGATGAATTTGAATCTCTGAAATTTTATGTTGTTCTCTCTgggatttttttaattttgtgatTTAATCAAAGATTCAATAGCTAAGATTTACGATTCGTGGCgaaatgttttctttctttctttgacaATTGCATCTGGGTTTAAGTCAAGTTGTTTTAGCAGCAAGCAACAATTAGCTTCTTCCTTGATTTCATTTGGCTACATGTCTGTGTCCGATGCGACATCACTAACAATTTTTCTTCCAACAAAACAAAGGAACATGCCTCACGATTTGTGAATAATCATGATTGCTAATTTGAAACAGTTGATGCTATCCAACCACCAACAAACAATGCAAACCGAAATTTAATTTAGTAGGGCCCTGAAAAACTTAGCAAACCCGAAATTTTAATCCTCATTCACCTAAAAATGCATGGAGGTTCTTGTTTTCCTAACTCTATAAGATTAGACATGCCGTAAAAGAAAGCATTAAGCTagtatttttgttctttaagaaaattgatcatttgaatTGAAACTATGCTGATGTGAAAGGGAAACAGATGAATCAGATTGGAAAATtgtacttaaaaaaaaaaaagggtttttcCATCTATGAGGCATTTGAAGCATTAAAATTCAATAGTCCTAACTAGTATGTCAAAATCTTACCATAATTGTGGAGTTGAGGAAATTGATTGCAGGCTGTTTTCTTGTCATAGACGTTCTCCAATCTTCATGATTCATGGTTTTCAGCATCAATTGCCTCAGGCACTCAGGAATATGATCACCTCAAAGAAAAGTGAATTCCATGTAATTATTTAGAGTCGATGAGATGTTCTACCCGCTAatatttccttcttctttctctcatgACATTTTTTTATCCAAACTTGTTTTTCTCCTTTGGTTCTCTTTAAACAATTGTTTCTTCATTGGAAATAATGGCATCCAACTACCCCTGATATTCTTCAAGGGAAATTGAAGCCTGCAGTTCAAGTAAATGAAATCCCCCCAAGTAGCTTGCTTTGAGAAAAATGCCTCTTTAGTCCTTAgcaccaa
This window encodes:
- the LOC18605804 gene encoding thylakoid lumenal 17.4 kDa protein, chloroplastic, whose protein sequence is MATLSTPLSQNALSLRQLSTKRLHCPLHQLPLPIRINCSSASKCVFKTEKSSSPFKELRSVACGLLAVCAVATASPVIAANQRLPPLSTEPNRCERAFVGNTIGQANGVYDKPLDLRFCDYTNEKSNLKGKSLAAALMSDAKFDGADMSEAVMSKAYAVGASFKGANFSNAVLDRVNFDKADLRGAVFKNTVLSGSTFNNAQLEDAVFEDTIIGYIDLQKLCTNTSVSADGRAELGCR